A DNA window from Mycolicibacter hiberniae contains the following coding sequences:
- a CDS encoding PucR family transcriptional regulator, which translates to MAAPTDDANVAEAAIAISQRLYDRLGETIAVIEDLVAKQSPDLTSDSSLLQLLHETVAANVEAYFSAIRHNIPVTEIAAPAVALEHARRLAQRGVPVNALVRGYRLGHSVALQLVLAEIRAAELDPDLSLSVLGSMSTLMFGYVDEMSQQVSAVYQAERERWLESRNAVRALRVREILAAESLDVDAMTTAIRYPLRRTHVGVVVWYPDSAGDRLAAAESFVKQLADSLPVRGAPLFVPADSTTGWAWLPLPSAAEADVVEQIRACALAADDEPWVSIGDPLAGVEGFRRSHQQAMAAHRLAVAAGEPAARVSAAGDPGLSAAALLGGENLAAARAWVGEVLGPLACATEGDGRLRETLRVFLRTGSSFKAAGEQLHLHVNTVKYRVQRAVERRGRPIAEDRLDVEIALLLCQWYGAAVLSSADI; encoded by the coding sequence ATGGCCGCTCCCACCGACGACGCGAACGTCGCCGAGGCCGCGATCGCCATCTCGCAGCGCCTCTACGATCGCCTGGGCGAGACCATCGCGGTGATCGAGGATCTGGTTGCCAAGCAGTCGCCGGACCTGACCAGCGACTCGTCGCTGCTGCAACTGCTGCATGAGACCGTGGCGGCCAATGTCGAGGCGTACTTCTCGGCGATCCGCCACAACATCCCGGTCACCGAGATCGCCGCCCCCGCAGTCGCTCTGGAGCATGCCCGCCGGCTGGCCCAGCGCGGGGTGCCGGTCAACGCCTTGGTGCGCGGCTACCGGCTGGGCCACTCGGTGGCGCTGCAACTGGTGCTGGCGGAGATCCGAGCCGCCGAGCTGGACCCCGATCTGAGTCTGAGCGTTCTCGGCAGCATGTCGACGCTGATGTTCGGCTATGTCGACGAGATGTCCCAACAGGTGTCCGCCGTATACCAGGCCGAGCGGGAACGCTGGCTGGAGAGCCGAAACGCCGTGCGCGCGTTGCGGGTCCGCGAAATCCTTGCCGCCGAGAGCCTCGACGTCGATGCCATGACCACCGCGATCCGCTACCCGCTGCGGCGCACGCACGTGGGGGTGGTGGTGTGGTATCCCGACTCCGCCGGCGACCGGCTGGCGGCAGCGGAGAGTTTCGTCAAGCAACTGGCCGACTCGCTGCCGGTGCGCGGGGCGCCGTTGTTCGTTCCGGCCGACAGCACCACCGGGTGGGCCTGGCTTCCGCTGCCATCGGCCGCCGAAGCCGATGTGGTGGAACAGATCCGGGCCTGCGCGCTCGCCGCGGACGACGAACCCTGGGTGTCCATCGGTGATCCGCTCGCCGGTGTCGAGGGTTTCCGTCGCTCGCACCAGCAGGCGATGGCGGCGCACCGGCTGGCCGTCGCCGCCGGCGAGCCCGCCGCTCGCGTCAGCGCCGCCGGCGACCCCGGACTGTCGGCCGCGGCGCTGCTCGGCGGTGAGAACCTGGCGGCCGCGCGGGCGTGGGTCGGTGAGGTGCTCGGCCCGCTGGCCTGCGCGACCGAGGGCGACGGCCGGCTGCGCGAGACTCTGCGGGTGTTCCTGCGGACTGGGTCCAGCTTCAAAGCGGCCGGCGAGCAGCTTCACCTGCATGTCAACACGGTGAAGTACCGGGTGCAGCGGGCGGTGGAGCGGCGCGGGCGCCCGATCGCCGAAGACCGTCTCGACGTCGAGATCGCCCTGCTGCTGTGCCAGTGGTATGGCGCTGCCGTGTTGTCCTCTGCGGACATATAG
- a CDS encoding type 1 glutamine amidotransferase — MRIGLVLPDVMGTYGDGGNAVVLRQRLLLRGIPAEIVEITLADPVPESLDLYTLGGAEDYAQRLATRHLITHPGLQRAAARGAPVLAICAAIQVLGHWYETSAGERVDGVGLLDVTTSPQESRSIGEVVATPLLAGLSAPLTGFENHRGGTVLGPDAAPLSAVTKGAGNRDGDGYDGAVQGSVVATYLHGPCLARNPELADLLLSKVVGDLPALELPEVDLLRRERLAAPRRV; from the coding sequence GTGCGGATCGGGCTGGTGCTGCCCGACGTGATGGGCACCTACGGCGACGGGGGCAACGCCGTGGTGCTGCGACAGCGACTGCTGCTGCGCGGCATCCCCGCCGAGATCGTCGAGATCACCCTGGCCGACCCGGTGCCCGAATCCTTGGACCTCTACACCCTGGGCGGCGCCGAGGATTACGCGCAGCGGCTGGCAACCCGGCATCTGATCACCCACCCGGGGTTGCAGCGCGCGGCCGCGCGCGGCGCGCCGGTGCTGGCGATCTGCGCGGCGATCCAGGTGCTCGGGCACTGGTATGAGACCTCGGCCGGGGAACGGGTCGACGGGGTCGGGTTGCTCGACGTGACCACCTCGCCGCAGGAGTCGCGCAGCATCGGCGAAGTGGTCGCCACCCCGCTGCTGGCGGGGTTGAGCGCTCCGCTGACCGGGTTCGAGAACCATCGCGGCGGCACGGTGCTGGGGCCGGACGCCGCGCCGCTGAGTGCGGTCACCAAGGGTGCCGGAAACCGGGACGGCGACGGTTACGACGGTGCGGTGCAGGGCAGCGTCGTGGCCACCTATCTGCACGGCCCGTGCCTGGCCCGTAACCCCGAACTGGCGGATCTGCTGCTGTCGAAGGTGGTCGGCGACCTGCCCGCCCTGGAGCTGCCGGAAGTGGACCTGCTGCGCCGGGAACGGCTGGCCGCACCCCGGCGGGTCTAG
- a CDS encoding Mur ligase family protein, with the protein MITARGRMALAAGASARWASRVTGRGAGAMIGGLVAMTLDRSILRQLGTGRRTAIVTGTNGKSTTTRMLAAALQDLGAVATNAEGANMDAGLVAALAADRGAQLAALEVDEMHVPHVADAVSPAVVVLLNLSRDQLDRVGEINAVERALRTGLARHPQTVVVANCDDVLMASAAYDCPNVVWVSARAGWSGDSVSCPRSGEVIDRREEHWRSTGSEFSRPTPQWWFDDDSLYGPDGLVLPMHLALPGTVNRGNATQAVAAAVALGADPAKAVAAVSAVHEVAGRYRSIQVGDHTVRMLLAKNPAGWQEALSMVDKHAAGVVIAVNGQVPDGEDLSWLWDVRFEHFEDTTVVAAGERGTDLAVRLGYAGVAHTLVHDTLAAIASCPPGPVEVVANYTAFLQLQRRLGNG; encoded by the coding sequence ATGATCACCGCCCGCGGACGCATGGCGCTGGCCGCCGGGGCGAGCGCCCGGTGGGCGTCGCGGGTGACCGGGCGCGGGGCCGGCGCGATGATCGGCGGACTGGTCGCCATGACTCTGGACCGCTCGATCCTGCGCCAGCTCGGGACGGGGCGGCGCACCGCCATCGTCACCGGCACCAACGGCAAGTCGACCACCACCCGCATGCTGGCCGCCGCCCTGCAGGACCTGGGCGCGGTGGCCACCAATGCCGAGGGCGCCAACATGGACGCCGGGCTGGTGGCGGCGCTGGCCGCCGACCGGGGCGCGCAACTGGCGGCGCTCGAAGTCGACGAGATGCATGTCCCGCACGTCGCCGATGCGGTGTCACCGGCCGTGGTGGTGCTGCTCAACCTGTCGCGGGACCAGCTGGACCGCGTCGGCGAGATCAACGCCGTGGAACGCGCCCTGCGCACGGGGCTGGCCCGTCACCCGCAGACCGTGGTGGTCGCCAACTGCGATGACGTCCTGATGGCCTCGGCCGCCTACGACTGCCCCAACGTGGTCTGGGTCTCCGCACGCGCCGGCTGGTCCGGCGACTCAGTCAGCTGCCCGCGCAGCGGCGAGGTGATCGACCGCCGCGAGGAGCACTGGCGCTCGACGGGCAGTGAGTTCAGCCGCCCCACCCCGCAGTGGTGGTTCGACGACGACTCCCTGTACGGGCCGGACGGGCTGGTGCTGCCGATGCATCTGGCGCTGCCCGGCACCGTCAACCGCGGTAACGCCACCCAGGCCGTCGCGGCCGCGGTAGCGCTGGGCGCCGATCCGGCCAAAGCGGTGGCGGCGGTGTCCGCGGTCCACGAGGTGGCCGGCCGCTACCGCAGCATCCAGGTGGGCGACCACACCGTGCGGATGCTGCTGGCCAAGAACCCGGCCGGTTGGCAAGAGGCCCTGTCGATGGTCGACAAGCATGCCGCCGGGGTGGTGATCGCCGTCAACGGGCAGGTACCCGACGGCGAAGACCTCTCGTGGCTGTGGGACGTCCGTTTCGAACACTTCGAGGACACCACCGTGGTGGCGGCCGGCGAGCGCGGCACCGATCTGGCGGTGCGGCTCGGCTATGCCGGGGTGGCGCACACGCTGGTGCACGACACCCTGGCGGCGATCGCGTCGTGCCCACCCGGGCCGGTCGAGGTGGTCGCCAACTACACCGCGTTCCTGCAGTTGCAGCGGAGGCTGGGCAATGGCTAG
- a CDS encoding DEDDh family exonuclease: protein MSARWGRPVRESGDGWVVVDVETSGFRPGQARVLSLAALVLDPQGRVEHSVSHLVNPGTDPGPTHVHGLTAEMLAGQPRFADVVDEVAALLPGRTLVAHNVTFDYTFLAAEAEMAGAELPVDSVMCTLELARRLDLGLPNLRLQTLAAHWGVVATRAHDALDDARVLAGVLQPALQRARERDVWLPVRPVTRRRWPNGRITHDELRPLKALASRMPCAYLNPGRYVRGRPLVQGMRVALSAECTRTHEELVERILHAGLAYSDVVDAHTSLVICNEERPEQGKGYLARALGVPTVSDRDFMACVERVVDGTGIEEFVDAGATGEQISLF, encoded by the coding sequence ATGAGTGCTCGGTGGGGCCGCCCGGTCCGCGAATCCGGCGACGGTTGGGTGGTTGTCGACGTCGAGACATCGGGCTTTCGGCCCGGGCAGGCCCGGGTGCTCAGCCTCGCCGCGCTGGTGCTCGACCCGCAGGGCCGGGTGGAACATTCGGTGTCACATCTGGTGAACCCCGGAACCGATCCGGGTCCCACCCATGTGCACGGGCTGACCGCCGAAATGCTGGCGGGGCAGCCACGATTCGCCGACGTCGTCGACGAGGTCGCGGCACTGCTGCCGGGGCGCACCCTGGTGGCCCACAACGTGACGTTCGACTACACGTTCCTGGCGGCCGAAGCCGAGATGGCCGGTGCCGAACTGCCCGTCGACTCGGTGATGTGCACTCTGGAGCTGGCCCGCCGACTGGATCTGGGTCTGCCCAACCTGCGGTTGCAGACGCTGGCCGCGCACTGGGGCGTGGTCGCGACCCGGGCGCATGACGCACTCGATGACGCCCGGGTGCTGGCCGGGGTGCTCCAGCCCGCGCTGCAGCGCGCCCGGGAACGCGACGTGTGGCTGCCGGTGCGGCCGGTGACCCGCCGCCGCTGGCCCAACGGCCGGATCACCCACGACGAACTGCGGCCCCTGAAGGCACTGGCCTCACGGATGCCGTGCGCGTACCTCAACCCGGGCCGCTACGTGCGGGGACGCCCGCTGGTGCAGGGCATGCGGGTGGCGCTGTCTGCGGAGTGCACCCGCACCCACGAGGAACTCGTGGAACGCATCCTGCATGCCGGCCTTGCCTACAGCGACGTCGTCGATGCCCACACCTCGCTGGTGATCTGCAACGAGGAGCGGCCCGAGCAGGGCAAGGGCTACCTGGCGCGTGCGCTCGGTGTGCCGACGGTCTCCGACCGCGACTTCATGGCCTGCGTCGAGCGGGTGGTCGACGGCACCGGCATCGAGGAGTTCGTCGACGCCGGTGCGACCGGCGAGCAGATTTCGCTGTTCTGA
- the leuA gene encoding 2-isopropylmalate synthase, with product MTTYSTPSSPDAFTSARAITQPAGPRAPGQPVWNPQRGSAMPVNRYRSFADEVEPITLPDRTWPDRVIDRAPLWCAVDLRDGNQALIDPMSPARKRRMFDLLVAMGYKEIEVGFPSASQTDFDFVRGIIETGAVPDDVTLQVLTQCRDELIERTFEACAGAKNVIVHFYNSTSVLQRRVVFRADQAAVQAIAVAGARKCLEEAAKYPDTRWRYEYSPESYTGTELEYAKAVCDAVGDVIEPTPDNPIIFNLPATVEMATPNVYADSIEWMSRNLKRRDSVILSLHPHNDRGTAVAAAELGYQAGADRIEGCLFGNGERTGNVCLVTLGLNMFSRGVDPQIDFSNIDEIRRTVEYCNQLGVPERHPYGGDLVYTAFSGSHQDAINKGLDQMKFDADAADSDVDDMLWQVPYLPIDPRDVGRTYEAVIRVNSQSGKGGVAYVMKTDHGLVLPRRLQIEFSKVIQQLTDGEGGEVTPKQMWDAFAEEYLNPIRPLERMHQKLTAAETDDGIDRIEAVVKVDGEETTITGAGNGPLAAFVDALSHVGVVVHVLDYSEHAMSAGEEAQAAAYVEARVGDNTVWGVGIAPSITTASLRAVVSAVNRAARLG from the coding sequence GTGACCACCTATTCCACCCCCTCGAGCCCGGACGCCTTCACGTCCGCGCGCGCCATCACCCAACCCGCGGGGCCGCGCGCCCCAGGCCAGCCCGTCTGGAACCCCCAGCGCGGTTCTGCCATGCCCGTCAACCGCTATCGCAGCTTCGCCGACGAGGTCGAGCCGATCACCCTGCCGGACCGCACCTGGCCCGACCGGGTCATCGATCGCGCCCCGCTGTGGTGTGCGGTCGACCTGCGCGACGGCAACCAGGCCCTGATCGACCCGATGAGCCCGGCCCGCAAACGCCGGATGTTCGATCTGCTGGTCGCCATGGGCTACAAGGAGATCGAGGTCGGCTTCCCGTCGGCCAGCCAGACCGACTTCGACTTCGTCCGCGGGATCATCGAGACCGGCGCGGTACCCGACGACGTCACCCTGCAGGTGCTGACCCAGTGCCGCGACGAGCTCATCGAGCGCACCTTCGAGGCCTGCGCGGGCGCGAAGAACGTGATTGTGCACTTCTACAACTCGACGTCGGTCCTGCAGCGCCGGGTGGTGTTCCGCGCCGACCAGGCAGCGGTGCAGGCCATCGCAGTGGCCGGGGCGCGCAAGTGCCTGGAGGAAGCAGCCAAGTACCCCGACACCCGGTGGCGCTATGAGTATTCGCCGGAGTCCTACACCGGAACCGAGCTCGAATACGCCAAGGCGGTCTGTGACGCGGTGGGCGATGTGATCGAGCCGACGCCGGACAACCCGATCATCTTCAACCTGCCGGCAACGGTGGAGATGGCCACGCCGAACGTCTACGCCGACTCGATCGAGTGGATGAGCCGCAACCTCAAGCGCCGGGACAGCGTGATCTTGAGCCTGCACCCGCACAACGACCGCGGCACCGCCGTGGCCGCCGCGGAACTGGGCTACCAGGCCGGCGCCGACCGGATCGAGGGCTGCCTGTTCGGCAACGGCGAACGCACCGGCAACGTCTGCCTGGTGACGCTGGGCCTGAACATGTTCTCCCGCGGTGTGGACCCGCAGATCGACTTCTCCAACATCGACGAGATCCGCCGCACGGTCGAGTACTGCAACCAGCTGGGCGTGCCCGAGCGCCACCCCTACGGAGGCGACCTGGTCTACACGGCGTTCTCCGGCAGTCACCAGGACGCCATCAACAAGGGCCTGGACCAGATGAAGTTCGACGCCGACGCCGCGGACTCCGACGTCGACGACATGCTCTGGCAGGTGCCCTACCTGCCGATCGACCCCCGCGATGTGGGCCGCACCTACGAGGCGGTGATCCGGGTCAACTCGCAGTCCGGCAAGGGCGGCGTGGCGTATGTGATGAAGACCGATCACGGGCTGGTGCTGCCGCGCCGGCTGCAGATCGAGTTCTCCAAGGTGATCCAGCAACTGACCGACGGGGAGGGCGGCGAGGTCACCCCCAAACAGATGTGGGACGCCTTCGCCGAGGAGTACCTCAACCCGATCCGGCCGCTGGAGCGGATGCACCAGAAGCTGACCGCCGCCGAGACCGACGACGGCATCGACCGCATCGAGGCCGTGGTCAAGGTCGACGGCGAGGAGACCACCATCACCGGGGCGGGCAATGGCCCGCTGGCCGCGTTCGTCGACGCGCTGAGTCACGTCGGCGTGGTCGTGCACGTGCTGGACTACTCCGAGCACGCGATGAGTGCCGGCGAGGAAGCCCAGGCCGCGGCCTACGTGGAGGCGCGAGTCGGCGACAACACCGTCTGGGGCGTCGGGATCGCACCGTCGATCACCACCGCGTCGCTGCGGGCGGTGGTCTCCGCGGTGAACCGGGCCGCCCGGCTCGGCTGA
- a CDS encoding aspartate kinase: MALVVQKYGGSSVADADRVRRVAERIVETKRAGNEVVVVCSAMGDTTDDLLDLAQQVCSAPPARELDMLLTAGERISNALVAMAVEELGCNARSFTGSQAGVITTGAHGKAKIIDVTPGRLQAALGEDQVVLVAGFQGVSQDTKDVTTLGRGGSDTTAVALAAALHADVCEIYTDVDGIFSADPRIVPNAKRLDAVTFEEMLELAACGAKVLMLRCVEYARRYHLPIHVRSSYSDKPGTIVSGSIKDIPMEDAILTGVAHDRSEAKVTVVGIPDLPGYAAKIFRAVADADINIDMVLQNVSKVEDGKTDITFTCPRDSGPAAVAKLESLKSEIGFAEVLYDAKVGKVSLIGAGMRSHPGVTATFCETLADNGVNIDLISTSEIRISVLCAEDDLDKAVVALHEAFALGSDEAATVYGGTGR; this comes from the coding sequence GTGGCGCTCGTCGTGCAGAAATACGGCGGATCGTCGGTGGCCGACGCCGACCGGGTTCGTCGGGTCGCCGAGCGCATCGTCGAGACCAAAAGGGCCGGCAACGAGGTCGTGGTGGTCTGTTCGGCGATGGGCGACACCACCGACGACCTGCTGGACCTGGCGCAGCAGGTCTGCTCCGCGCCGCCGGCCCGTGAGCTGGACATGTTGCTGACCGCCGGGGAGCGGATCTCCAATGCGCTGGTGGCGATGGCCGTGGAGGAGCTGGGCTGCAACGCGCGGTCCTTCACCGGCTCGCAGGCCGGCGTCATCACCACCGGGGCCCACGGCAAGGCCAAGATCATCGACGTCACGCCGGGCCGGCTGCAGGCCGCGCTCGGTGAGGACCAGGTGGTGCTGGTCGCCGGCTTCCAGGGCGTCAGCCAGGACACCAAGGACGTCACCACGTTGGGCCGCGGCGGCTCGGACACCACCGCGGTGGCCCTGGCCGCGGCGCTGCACGCCGACGTCTGCGAGATCTACACCGATGTGGACGGCATCTTCAGCGCCGACCCGCGCATCGTGCCCAACGCCAAGCGCCTCGACGCCGTCACCTTCGAGGAGATGCTCGAACTCGCCGCCTGCGGCGCCAAGGTGCTCATGCTGCGCTGCGTGGAATATGCCCGCCGCTACCACCTGCCCATCCACGTCCGGTCCTCCTACTCGGACAAGCCCGGCACCATCGTTTCCGGATCGATCAAGGACATCCCCATGGAAGACGCCATCCTGACCGGAGTCGCGCACGACCGCAGCGAAGCCAAGGTGACCGTGGTCGGCATCCCCGACCTGCCCGGCTACGCCGCCAAGATCTTCCGGGCTGTCGCCGACGCCGACATCAACATCGACATGGTGTTGCAGAACGTCTCCAAGGTCGAGGACGGCAAGACCGACATCACCTTCACCTGCCCCCGCGACAGCGGCCCGGCCGCGGTGGCCAAGCTGGAGTCGCTCAAGAGCGAGATCGGCTTCGCCGAGGTGCTCTACGACGCCAAGGTGGGCAAGGTGTCGCTGATCGGCGCGGGGATGCGCAGCCACCCGGGCGTCACAGCCACGTTCTGCGAGACGCTGGCCGACAACGGGGTCAACATCGACTTGATCTCCACCTCCGAGATCCGGATCTCGGTGCTGTGCGCCGAGGACGATCTGGACAAGGCCGTCGTCGCCCTGCACGAGGCGTTCGCGCTCGGCAGCGACGAGGCGGCCACCGTCTACGGCGGGACGGGGCGCTAA
- a CDS encoding aspartate-semialdehyde dehydrogenase translates to MVAIGVVGATGQVGQVMRALLEERNFPAEEVRFFASARSAGRKLAFRGAEIEVEDAETADPAGLDIALFSAGATMSRVQAPRFAAAGATVVDNSSAWRKDPEVPLVVSEVNFDRDVRGKTLPKGIIANPNCTTMAAMPVLKPLHDEAGLTRLIVSTYQAVSGSGLAGVQELATQVRAVLDGAEQLVHDGGAVDFPAPNKYVAPIAFNVVALAGALVDDGSGETDEDQKLRYESRKILGIPELLVSGTCVRVPVFTGHSLSINAEFARPLSPQRATELLAQAPGVTVTDVPTPLAAAGADDSLVGRIRVDPGAPDGRGLALFVSGDNLRKGAALNTIQIAELLAEASGS, encoded by the coding sequence ATGGTCGCCATCGGTGTGGTCGGTGCCACCGGCCAGGTCGGCCAGGTGATGCGCGCCCTGCTCGAGGAGCGCAACTTCCCGGCCGAAGAGGTGCGGTTCTTCGCCTCGGCCCGCTCGGCCGGGCGCAAGCTGGCATTCCGGGGCGCCGAGATCGAGGTCGAGGACGCCGAGACCGCCGACCCGGCCGGGCTGGACATCGCGCTGTTCTCCGCCGGGGCGACCATGTCGCGGGTGCAGGCACCGCGGTTCGCCGCCGCCGGGGCCACGGTGGTCGACAACTCGTCGGCGTGGCGCAAGGACCCCGAGGTACCGCTGGTGGTCTCGGAGGTGAACTTCGACCGGGACGTGCGCGGCAAGACGTTGCCCAAGGGCATCATCGCCAACCCGAACTGCACCACGATGGCGGCGATGCCCGTGCTCAAGCCGCTGCACGACGAGGCCGGCCTGACCCGCCTGATCGTCTCCACCTACCAGGCGGTCTCGGGCAGCGGGCTGGCCGGCGTGCAGGAGCTGGCGACCCAGGTCCGGGCGGTGCTCGACGGCGCCGAGCAGCTGGTGCACGACGGTGGCGCGGTCGATTTCCCGGCACCCAACAAGTACGTCGCTCCGATCGCGTTCAACGTGGTGGCGCTGGCGGGTGCACTGGTCGACGACGGCTCGGGCGAGACCGACGAGGACCAGAAGCTGCGCTACGAGAGCCGCAAGATCCTCGGTATCCCCGAGCTTTTGGTCAGCGGCACCTGTGTCCGGGTGCCGGTGTTCACCGGCCACTCGCTGTCGATCAACGCCGAGTTCGCCCGGCCGCTGTCGCCGCAGCGCGCCACTGAGCTGCTGGCCCAGGCTCCGGGTGTGACGGTGACCGACGTGCCGACCCCGTTGGCCGCCGCCGGCGCCGACGACTCGCTGGTGGGCCGGATCCGGGTTGACCCGGGCGCTCCCGACGGGCGTGGTCTGGCGCTGTTCGTCTCCGGGGACAACTTGCGTAAGGGCGCGGCGCTCAACACGATTCAGATCGCCGAGCTGCTGGCTGAGGCTTCAGGCTCCTAA
- a CDS encoding DUF4185 domain-containing protein — protein sequence MALLLALPATAHAEPPAPIPRPVLWPLAEGQVVRIGPTAGTGTPTGDYGIGATDLCEFMEFPSAVLQICGDSFAGQGVGYGGWYSPIALRADPDSVDDPAGVRYTGVLGVDKPLLADQAPVGATQLPAGIVSINRTNYLLVTTAKTLVPQSSRLVKADPAQPGWQTVPGSVRPASYQDHGQSQISGYYDPVPTPDSATGWVYIVANNFDRSAAVTLYRVAPARFTDRSAWQGWSASAGWGHPPTRLWNDQIGELSLRQVDGKPVLSYFNGTTGNMEVRVAYEPTGLGTAPVTTVVQHAEWPDPPVPVETLPSPFDNRLAQPYGGYISPGSTLDELRVFVSQWNTQPRDRAPYRVVQFAVNPFKPWSVSPPS from the coding sequence ATGGCACTGCTGTTGGCGCTGCCCGCGACGGCGCACGCCGAGCCGCCCGCACCCATCCCACGTCCGGTGCTGTGGCCGCTCGCCGAGGGCCAAGTGGTGCGTATCGGCCCCACCGCCGGAACCGGCACCCCCACCGGCGATTACGGGATCGGCGCCACCGACCTGTGCGAGTTCATGGAGTTCCCCAGCGCGGTGCTGCAGATCTGCGGGGACAGTTTTGCCGGGCAGGGCGTGGGCTACGGCGGCTGGTATTCGCCGATCGCGCTGCGCGCCGACCCCGACTCGGTGGATGACCCCGCCGGAGTGCGCTACACCGGGGTGCTGGGGGTGGACAAGCCGCTGCTCGCCGACCAGGCGCCCGTGGGCGCAACCCAGCTGCCGGCCGGGATCGTGTCGATCAACCGGACCAACTATCTGCTGGTGACCACCGCGAAGACGTTGGTACCGCAGAGCTCGCGGCTGGTGAAAGCCGATCCGGCGCAACCGGGTTGGCAGACGGTGCCCGGATCGGTGCGACCCGCCTCCTATCAGGATCACGGCCAGTCCCAGATCAGCGGCTACTACGACCCGGTCCCGACGCCGGACTCGGCCACCGGCTGGGTGTACATCGTCGCCAACAACTTCGACCGTAGTGCCGCGGTGACGCTCTACCGGGTCGCCCCGGCCCGGTTCACCGACCGCAGCGCCTGGCAGGGCTGGTCGGCGAGCGCGGGCTGGGGACATCCGCCCACACGGCTGTGGAATGACCAGATCGGTGAGCTCAGTCTGCGCCAGGTCGACGGCAAGCCGGTGCTGTCCTACTTCAACGGCACCACCGGCAACATGGAGGTGCGGGTCGCCTACGAGCCGACCGGGCTGGGCACCGCCCCGGTGACCACGGTGGTGCAGCATGCCGAGTGGCCGGATCCGCCGGTGCCCGTGGAGACCCTGCCGTCACCGTTCGACAACCGCCTGGCCCAGCCCTACGGCGGCTACATCTCCCCGGGATCGACGCTGGACGAGCTGCGGGTGTTCGTCAGCCAGTGGAACACCCAGCCGCGGGACCGGGCGCCCTATCGGGTCGTCCAGTTCGCGGTCAACCCGTTCAAGCCCTGGTCGGTCAGTCCGCCGTCGTGA
- the nrfD gene encoding NrfD/PsrC family molybdoenzyme membrane anchor subunit, which yields MSAVPDGPRRGGGKRRRGGGGDGGREMAMVPDVQFSSYYGRPVVKPAPWSHEIAAYLFLGGVAGGSGLLAAGAQLTGRKVLRRNARLSALGAIGLSTAALISDLGRPERFVNMLRTIKLTSPMSMGSWILSAFGAGTAVAAAAEVDRLTGRRLPLGPLRAALRAAEGPAGLEAAVFAAPLAVYTAVLLGDTATPTWHGAHRDLPFVFVSSAGLASGGLAMLTTPVREAGPARRLAVLGVLGDLIATRAMEHRMDPTAAEPLRRGRPGAMLRWSERLAIAGGVGTLVGGRRRGLAALSGLALLGASALTRVGIFEAGMASAKDPRYTIEPQKRRLAARRAAGITGDSITTAD from the coding sequence ATGAGCGCGGTACCCGACGGGCCACGCCGCGGTGGCGGCAAACGCCGGCGCGGTGGCGGCGGGGACGGTGGCCGCGAGATGGCGATGGTTCCCGACGTGCAGTTCAGCTCCTACTACGGGCGCCCGGTGGTCAAGCCGGCACCGTGGTCCCATGAGATCGCCGCGTATCTGTTTCTGGGCGGCGTGGCGGGCGGATCCGGCCTGCTGGCCGCCGGCGCCCAACTCACCGGCCGAAAGGTGTTGCGGCGCAACGCCCGGCTGTCCGCCCTCGGCGCGATCGGGCTGAGCACGGCCGCCCTGATCAGCGACCTGGGCCGTCCGGAGCGCTTCGTGAACATGCTGCGCACCATCAAGTTGACCTCACCGATGAGCATGGGCTCATGGATCCTGTCGGCGTTCGGCGCGGGCACCGCCGTGGCGGCCGCCGCCGAGGTGGATCGGCTGACCGGCCGGCGACTGCCCCTGGGCCCGCTGCGCGCCGCACTTCGGGCCGCGGAGGGACCGGCCGGGCTGGAGGCCGCGGTGTTCGCCGCACCGCTGGCCGTCTACACCGCGGTGTTGCTCGGCGACACCGCGACCCCGACCTGGCACGGCGCGCACCGCGACCTGCCGTTCGTGTTCGTCAGCTCGGCCGGCCTGGCCTCCGGCGGTCTGGCCATGCTGACCACGCCGGTGCGCGAGGCCGGGCCGGCGCGGCGACTGGCGGTGCTCGGGGTGCTCGGCGATCTCATCGCGACGCGCGCCATGGAACACCGGATGGACCCGACCGCCGCCGAGCCGCTGCGGCGCGGCCGCCCCGGGGCGATGCTGCGGTGGAGTGAACGGCTGGCGATCGCCGGCGGTGTCGGGACGCTGGTGGGCGGGCGGCGCCGCGGCCTTGCGGCGCTCTCAGGTCTGGCGCTGCTGGGCGCATCGGCGCTGACCCGGGTCGGGATCTTCGAGGCCGGCATGGCCTCGGCGAAGGACCCGCGCTACACCATCGAGCCGCAGAAGCGCCGGCTGGCGGCGCGCCGTGCGGCGGGCATCACCGGGGACTCGATCACGACGGCGGACTGA